One Sphingomonas kaistensis genomic window, ACACTTTCTTCGAGATGCTCGGCAATTTCTCGTTCGGCGATTATTTCAAGGATCGCGCGATCGAGCTCGCCTGGACGCTGCTGACCCGCGAATGGGGGCTCGACAAGGACCGGCTGACGGTCACCGTCTATCACACCGACGACGAGGCGGCCTTGCTGTGGAAGCGCATCGCCGGCCTTCCCGACGAGCGGATCATCCGCATCGCGACCAAGGACAATTTCTGGGCGATGGGTCCGGACGGTCCGTCAGGTCCGTGCAGCGAGATCTTCTTCGATCACGGCGACCACATTCCCGGCGGCCCCCCGGGCAGCCCCGACGAGGACGGCGATCGCTTCGTCGAGATCTGGAACCTCGTCTTCATGCAGCACCTGCAGGAAAACGACGTCATCGTCTCCGCCCTGCCCAAGCCGTCGATCGACACCGGCATGGGGCTGGAGCGAGTCGCGGCCGTGCTGCAGGGCGTGCACGACAATTACGACACCGACACCTTCAAAGCGCTGATCCACGCCTCGGAAGAATTGACCCGCACGCGCGCCGAGGGCGAGCAGATGGCCTCGCACCGGGTCATCGCCGATCACCTGCGCTCCTGCTCCTTCCTGATCGCCGACGGCGTCCTTCCGGCCAACGAGGGCCGCGGCTACGTCCTGCGCCGGATCATGCGCCGCGCCATGCGACACGCGCACCTGCTGGGCGCGTCCGAGCCGCTGATGCACCGCCTGGTCCCGGCGCTGTCGGCCGAGATGGGCGCCGCCTATCCGGAGCTGATCCGTGCCCAGCCGCTGATCGAGGCGACGCTGCGCCAGGAGGAAACTCGTTTCCGTCAGACGCTGTCCAATGGCCTGCGCCTGCTTGACGAAGCCACCGCCGGAATGGGCGAAGGCGGCACGCTTCCGGGCGAAACGGCTTTCAAGCTCTACGACACCTACGGCTTCCCCTACGACCTGACCGAGGACGCACTTCGCGCACAGGGACAGAACGTCGACCGTGCCGGCTTCGACGCCGCGATGGCCGAGCAGAAGGCCCGCGCCCGCGCCGCCTGGAAAGGCTCGGGCCAGGCCGCGTCGGACGAGGTCTGGTTCGATCTTGCCGAAGAACATGGGGCGACCGAATTCACCGGTTATGCCGGTCATGATGGCGAAGGCGTCGTCCTCGCCATCGTCCGCGACGGCGCCAAGGCCGATCAGGCCGGCGAGGGTGAGGAAGTGCAGCTGCTCCTCAACCAGACGCCGTTCTACGCAGAAAGCGGCGGCCAGGTCGGCGACGCCGGAAAACTGACCACTCTCAACGGCTTCGAAGCGGACGTTCAGGATACCTCGAAGCAGCTCGGCAAGCTGCATCTGCTGCGCACCAAGGTCGCCAAGGGTTCGCTCAGGGTCGGGGAGACGGTCACTCAGAAGGTGGACGAAGAGCGCCGCCGCGCCATCCGCGCCAACCATAGCGCCACCCACCTGCTGCACGCCGCGCTGCGCCATCGCCTGGGTGCGCATGTGACGCAAAAGGGGAGTCTGGTCGCGCCCGACCGCCTGCGCTTCGACTTCGCGCACAACAGCGCGCTCAGCCCGGACGACATCGCCGCGATCGAGGCCGAGGTGAATGCGCATATCCGCCACAACCAGCCGGTCACGACCCGCTTGATGAGCCCGGACGAGGCGATTGCCGAGGGCGCGATGGCGCTGTTCGGCGAGAAATACGGCGACGAGGTCCGCGTGCTGTCGATGGGCCTCGAGGATGGCGGCACTTACAGCGTCGAGCTGTGCGGCGGCACCCACGTCAACGCGCTGGGCGATATCGCCTTGTTCAAGATCGTCTCGGAAAGCGCGGTCTCGAGCGGTGTGCGGCGGATCGAGGCGCTGACCGGCGAGGGCGCCCGCCAATGGCTGATCGACCGCGACAACCGCCTCCGCGCCATTGCCGCCAGCCTCAAGGCGTCGCCCGACGAAGCCCCGCAACGCGTCGCTTCGATGGCGGAGCAAATTCGCCGTCTCGAACGCGAACTCGCCGATGCCAAGCGCCAGATCGCGCTCGGCGGCGGCTCCGGCGGCGACGCTAGCGGTCCGGAGGACATTGCCGGCGTCAAGTTCCTCGGCAGGGTGGTCGAGGGGCTCGACCCCAAGGGCCTGCGCGGCGAAGTCGACGCGATGAAGAAGCAGCTCGGCAGCGGTGCGGCGGCGTTGATTGCGGTCAACGACGGCCGTGCCTCGGTCGCTGCTGGCGTCACCGACGATATTCTGGGTCAGGTGAGCGCGGTCGATCTCGTCAAGGCGGCGGTCGCGGCGCTCGGCGGGCAGGGCGGGGGCGGTCGTCCCGACATGGCGCAGGGCGGCGGTCCGGACGGCGCCAAGGCACAGGACGCGCTGACCGCCATCCGCGAAACGCTGGCGAAGGTGGCGGCCTAGCGCCGTCGGCCGAGCGCCGGCTCCTCGGCCAGCTGGCCTGCTTCGCGGATCTGGGCCCGGAGCTGGCTGCGCTTTTCGTGGATGGAGGCGATCACCGGCCCCATCGCGACGCCGATGTCGACCAGCACGGCCTCGCTGATCTGGAGCGAGCCTTCCATCGTTTCGGGCACCGCATCGGTCGCGCCCGCCTTGTAGAGCTGCGCTGCATGTTGGCCGTCGCGGGCGCGGGCGACGACGGTGAGATCGGGGCAGGCGGCCCTGACTTCGCGCGACAGGCGGACCGTCAGCACGGGATCGTCCATCGTCAGCACCAGCGCGGCCGAGTCGCACAGCCCGAACCGCTCCACCGCATCGCCGCGGGCGACATCGCCGAAGATGACCTTGTACCCCTGCTCGCGAGCACTCGCCACGCAATCGATGTCGCCATCGACTGCGAAGTAGGGGCGGCCGTGCTCCGCCATCATGTCCGCAACGATCCGCCCAACCCGGCCGAACCCGAAGATCAGCGTCACGCCGCTCGTATCGGATACCCCGCTCGCCAGGGCCTGCGGATCGACGCGCCGAGCCATTCTCCGCCCCGCCGCGGCAAGCAGCGGGGTGAGGGTAAGGCCGAAGGCTGTCACCAGAGTCCAGAAGGCTGCGGTCGACGCGCTGACCACGCCTGCCGCAAGAGCGCTGGCCAGCACGATCAGGGTCAATTCGGACGGGCTGGCCATGAGCAGGCCGGTTTCCACCGCGGTGCCACGCCGATTCTTTCGCCAGCGCAAGAGGGAGAAGATAACGAGCGCCTTGACGATCAGCACCAGCGCCGTGGCGACGATCAGTTGTGGCCAGACGGCAAGCACTTCGGCGAGGTCCAGCCGCATACCGACCGTGATGAGGAAGATGCCGAGCGCCAGTCCGCGCAACGGCGCGGTGATGACCTCGACTTCGGCATGATAGTCGGTCTCGGCGATTAGCAGGCCGGCGATCAGCGCGCCCAGCACGGCGCCAAGGCCGACCGATCCGGTGGCGAGGCTTGCCAGCATGACCACGAGCAGGCTGATGGCGAGAAACAGTTCGGGGCTCTTGGTCCGCGCCGCCTGCGCGAAAAGCCGCCACAACAGGAAGCGCCCGATCAGCAGCAATGCACCGATGACGAGGATACCGCCGAGCAGGACCTGGAGAAGCGCGTCGGGACTGCTTTTGGCGTCCAGCACGAGAAGCAACGGGACGAGGCTGAGGTCCTGAAGCAGCAGGATCGCCAAGGCGATCTGACCGGTGGTGCTGGCCGTGCCGGCGAGTGGCATGACGAGCGCGGTCGAACTCATCGCCAGCGCGAGGCCGAGGATGGCCGCGGCAGGTGCGGACAGCCCCAGCCCGAACAGCAGGCCAAGCCCGAGCAGGAAACCCGTCACCATCATCTGCAGCCCGCCAAGGCCGAAGACCTTGCCCCGCATCGCCCACAGGCGGCGAAAGCTCAGTTCGAGCCCGATCCCGAAGAGCAGCATCAGGATGCCGATTTCGGCAAAGGGTTCGATCCGCTCGCGATCGGTGATCGTGATGGAAGCGAGCCACGGGTGATCGCCCGCCAACGCGCCGAGTCCTGCGGGGCCGATCGTTGCGCCGACCAGAATGAAGCCGATCACCGGCGAGATCCGGATGCGGGCGAACGCCGGGATGACGACCCCGGCCGCGCCCAGGATCACCAATGCATCGTGAAACCCCTGACCGCCCAATTCCCCTGCCATGACGGTCCTTGTGCCGTAGCAGGGAGGGGGAGCCAAGTCAGACGACCGGTCGTTCGAGGGAATTATTGCAAGACAGGAGCAAGCTGATGGCAGAAAAGACGTTCAAGGCCGGTGACAAGGTGAGTTGGTCGAGCCACGGCGGGACCGCGCATGGCAAGGTCGTCAAAAAGCTGACCAGCGCGACCGATATCAAAGGCCATCACGTAGCGGCGACCAAGGACAATCCTGAATATCTGGTCGAGACCGAGGATGGCAAGCAAGCCGCTCACAAACCGGGTTCGCTCAAGAAAGCCTGATATTGTGGATTTCGCGTCCCGCCATCCCAAGCGCGGCGAGACGTGAAAGGGCATCAAGGCCTTTCATCACGCATAAGCGAATCGCCTAGCGCCTATCGCAATCCTGTAGAATTTCCCTGCACCAAAAGCAGATGCGCGCCGCAACCGAAGTTGCGACGCGCATCAAAACTTGCGATTTTAGCTAGCTAAAACCGAGGCTTGCTTAGCCGCGGCCGCCGGTGCTCGCAGCGCCCGAGCCGAGCAGCCAGTTCCAGAAATTCCACATGGTCCAGCTCCCTGTTGTGCGACGACGACTCGTCGCTGTGAAGCCAGTATTAACCTTAATCGAAACGGTTAGCAAACGATTAGCCATCTTCATTAGCTATATGTTCGCGCACGCGCAAAGACCCGCGTGCCAGTAGTTGTTCGAAACTATTAAGAGAGGTTGGTCTTACGCCGCCCGGCGCGCGGTGCGGATCTGCAGACGCTGCACCAGTTCACGCACGCCCATCGGTCGTCCGATCGCAAAACCCTGGGCTACGTCGCAGCGTAGCTGGCGCAGATCATCAAGGCACTGCTGGTCCTCGACTCCTTCGGCCACGACCGTTCGGCCAAGGGAGTGCGCAAGGGCAATCGTCGATTGGACCATGATGAGGTCGGACCGATTGACCCGCATGGATTTGACGAAGCTTTGGTCGATCTTGATCTCGCTCGCTGGAATCTTCTTCAGATACTCCAGCGTCGACAGACCCGTACCATAATCGTCGATCGCGATCTTGACGCCGAGATCGCGCATGGCGCCCAAGGTCGCCAATCCACTTTCCGCATC contains:
- the alaS gene encoding alanine--tRNA ligase, giving the protein MTSTNDIRRSFLDYFENAGHSRQPSAPLVPQNDPTLMFVNAGMVPFKNVFTGLETRPYSTAASSQKCVRAGGKHNDLDNVGYTARHHTFFEMLGNFSFGDYFKDRAIELAWTLLTREWGLDKDRLTVTVYHTDDEAALLWKRIAGLPDERIIRIATKDNFWAMGPDGPSGPCSEIFFDHGDHIPGGPPGSPDEDGDRFVEIWNLVFMQHLQENDVIVSALPKPSIDTGMGLERVAAVLQGVHDNYDTDTFKALIHASEELTRTRAEGEQMASHRVIADHLRSCSFLIADGVLPANEGRGYVLRRIMRRAMRHAHLLGASEPLMHRLVPALSAEMGAAYPELIRAQPLIEATLRQEETRFRQTLSNGLRLLDEATAGMGEGGTLPGETAFKLYDTYGFPYDLTEDALRAQGQNVDRAGFDAAMAEQKARARAAWKGSGQAASDEVWFDLAEEHGATEFTGYAGHDGEGVVLAIVRDGAKADQAGEGEEVQLLLNQTPFYAESGGQVGDAGKLTTLNGFEADVQDTSKQLGKLHLLRTKVAKGSLRVGETVTQKVDEERRRAIRANHSATHLLHAALRHRLGAHVTQKGSLVAPDRLRFDFAHNSALSPDDIAAIEAEVNAHIRHNQPVTTRLMSPDEAIAEGAMALFGEKYGDEVRVLSMGLEDGGTYSVELCGGTHVNALGDIALFKIVSESAVSSGVRRIEALTGEGARQWLIDRDNRLRAIAASLKASPDEAPQRVASMAEQIRRLERELADAKRQIALGGGSGGDASGPEDIAGVKFLGRVVEGLDPKGLRGEVDAMKKQLGSGAAALIAVNDGRASVAAGVTDDILGQVSAVDLVKAAVAALGGQGGGGRPDMAQGGGPDGAKAQDALTAIRETLAKVAA
- a CDS encoding DUF2945 domain-containing protein — its product is MAEKTFKAGDKVSWSSHGGTAHGKVVKKLTSATDIKGHHVAATKDNPEYLVETEDGKQAAHKPGSLKKA
- a CDS encoding cation:proton antiporter, which encodes MAGELGGQGFHDALVILGAAGVVIPAFARIRISPVIGFILVGATIGPAGLGALAGDHPWLASITITDRERIEPFAEIGILMLLFGIGLELSFRRLWAMRGKVFGLGGLQMMVTGFLLGLGLLFGLGLSAPAAAILGLALAMSSTALVMPLAGTASTTGQIALAILLLQDLSLVPLLLVLDAKSSPDALLQVLLGGILVIGALLLIGRFLLWRLFAQAARTKSPELFLAISLLVVMLASLATGSVGLGAVLGALIAGLLIAETDYHAEVEVITAPLRGLALGIFLITVGMRLDLAEVLAVWPQLIVATALVLIVKALVIFSLLRWRKNRRGTAVETGLLMASPSELTLIVLASALAAGVVSASTAAFWTLVTAFGLTLTPLLAAAGRRMARRVDPQALASGVSDTSGVTLIFGFGRVGRIVADMMAEHGRPYFAVDGDIDCVASAREQGYKVIFGDVARGDAVERFGLCDSAALVLTMDDPVLTVRLSREVRAACPDLTVVARARDGQHAAQLYKAGATDAVPETMEGSLQISEAVLVDIGVAMGPVIASIHEKRSQLRAQIREAGQLAEEPALGRRR